Proteins from a single region of Paraglaciecola sp. T6c:
- a CDS encoding TonB-dependent receptor domain-containing protein has translation MFTNSKLTKSIRLAMAVGTVAAISSSNVYAQEAASAAEDAAVEKIQVTGSRIQRANMVSASPVTEISAADIKVSGITRVEDILNDMPAVFAGQTSGTANGATGTATIDLRNLGPERTLVLQNGRRLPSGSPSAGGISADVNQIPAALIERIEVLTGGSSATYGSDAVAGVVNFILKDDFEGFSFDYQHSFYQHDNDNSGIQDLVSGSGFPVASGSVDDGNANDFSFLFGANTDDGRGNVTMYGTFRDIQAVVQSSRDYSSCAINGSPDAMGCGGSSTTPLGRFTDFDTFNYQLSGEEFVPFTDLYNYGPLNYFQRPDERKTFGATSHYEINEHVEVYAELSYMDDRSVAQIAPSGNFFSTDRLYCGNPYLSDSQFDLTCGAAGLTDEDYYEGFYIGRRNVEGGPRQDDLRHTSLRGVLGVRGIIDDNWSYDVFANYGTVSYLETYRNELSVDHMKKALDARIDPDSGDIVCASVLDGSDPSCVTWNIFSEGGVTDEALAYLIKPLYSRGDTKSTQVSGYVTGDLTDSGIVVPGTSTGVGVVAGVEYRKEQLILEPDFGFTSGDGAGQGGPTAGVRGDFSVKEIFGELNVPLLEGKEFAEELTLELAYRYSDYSTDKTTNTYKYALNWGINEQARVRASFQRAVRAGNIRELFRPSSLGLFNMDIDPCGVGGDFTLAQCLNTGLTEAQYQTSALESPAGQYNSITGGNTEVNPEESDTFSFGVALSPDFLPGFTLNIDYFKIEVEDAIDSIPETTILQLCGDTGNAAYCDLINRGPNGNLWVGTSSITATDLNIGYLKTEGVDFDANYEMDLGEGGELRLGFIATLLDSLATQSIPGGDVDECAGYWDRTVCGQPTPEWRHNLKATWVSPWDVNVTATWRHMSEVNEYEGVGQEDGPGKIDAQNYLDLSANWQAHENVNLRVGVNNILDRDPPIIVNAPSGTGNGNTFPGFYDALGRYVFGGVTVTF, from the coding sequence ATGTTTACAAACTCAAAGTTGACGAAGTCGATTCGTCTTGCTATGGCTGTTGGTACAGTTGCAGCTATTTCATCTAGTAATGTTTACGCACAAGAGGCTGCAAGCGCTGCGGAAGACGCAGCCGTTGAAAAAATTCAAGTTACAGGTTCACGCATTCAACGCGCTAACATGGTTAGCGCTAGCCCAGTTACTGAAATTTCAGCTGCTGATATCAAAGTAAGTGGTATTACTCGCGTAGAAGATATATTAAATGATATGCCAGCAGTGTTTGCTGGACAAACTTCAGGTACAGCTAACGGGGCTACCGGTACTGCTACTATTGACTTACGTAACCTTGGTCCTGAGCGTACACTAGTTCTACAAAACGGTCGCCGTTTACCATCTGGTTCACCTTCTGCTGGTGGTATCAGCGCGGATGTTAACCAAATTCCAGCTGCATTAATTGAGCGAATCGAAGTACTAACAGGTGGTTCCTCTGCTACTTATGGCTCAGACGCGGTTGCAGGCGTAGTTAACTTTATTCTTAAAGATGACTTCGAAGGTTTCTCCTTTGATTATCAACACAGTTTTTACCAACACGATAATGATAACTCTGGTATTCAAGACCTAGTATCAGGCTCTGGTTTCCCAGTTGCCAGCGGCAGCGTTGATGATGGTAATGCGAACGACTTCTCATTCTTGTTTGGTGCAAACACTGATGACGGTCGAGGAAACGTTACCATGTATGGTACTTTCCGTGACATTCAAGCCGTGGTTCAGTCATCACGTGATTACAGTTCTTGTGCAATAAACGGCTCACCAGATGCAATGGGATGTGGTGGTTCAAGTACTACTCCTTTAGGTCGTTTTACCGATTTTGACACATTTAACTATCAATTAAGCGGCGAAGAGTTTGTGCCGTTTACTGACCTGTATAACTATGGTCCTTTAAACTACTTCCAACGCCCAGATGAGCGTAAAACGTTTGGTGCGACCAGTCATTATGAGATTAATGAGCATGTAGAAGTGTACGCAGAGTTAAGTTACATGGATGATCGCAGCGTTGCGCAAATCGCTCCATCTGGTAACTTCTTTAGCACTGACCGTTTATACTGTGGTAACCCTTATCTTTCAGATTCTCAATTCGATCTAACATGTGGCGCTGCAGGTTTAACTGATGAAGATTATTATGAAGGCTTTTATATTGGCCGTCGTAATGTTGAAGGCGGCCCTCGTCAAGATGATCTTCGCCATACTTCATTACGTGGGGTACTAGGTGTTCGCGGTATTATCGATGACAACTGGTCCTATGACGTATTTGCTAATTACGGAACAGTTTCTTACCTCGAAACGTACCGTAATGAACTATCTGTTGATCATATGAAAAAAGCGTTAGACGCTCGAATTGATCCTGATTCAGGCGACATTGTGTGTGCATCAGTCCTAGATGGAAGCGATCCTAGCTGTGTAACGTGGAATATTTTCAGCGAAGGTGGAGTCACAGACGAAGCATTAGCTTATTTAATTAAGCCGCTTTACTCTCGCGGTGATACTAAATCAACGCAAGTGAGTGGTTATGTAACGGGTGATTTGACTGACTCAGGTATTGTTGTTCCGGGTACATCAACGGGTGTTGGTGTTGTCGCTGGTGTTGAATATCGTAAAGAACAACTAATTCTTGAGCCTGATTTTGGTTTCACATCTGGTGACGGTGCAGGTCAAGGTGGACCAACTGCGGGTGTACGTGGTGACTTCAGTGTTAAAGAAATCTTCGGCGAGTTGAACGTTCCTTTACTAGAAGGAAAAGAGTTTGCTGAAGAGCTGACGTTAGAGCTTGCTTATCGTTATTCTGATTACTCAACAGACAAAACAACGAATACTTACAAGTATGCATTGAACTGGGGTATTAACGAGCAAGCACGCGTTCGGGCCAGCTTCCAACGCGCTGTTAGAGCCGGCAACATACGTGAGTTGTTCCGTCCTTCTTCCCTAGGTTTGTTCAACATGGATATCGATCCATGTGGAGTAGGCGGAGACTTTACATTGGCCCAGTGTCTAAATACTGGCCTCACAGAGGCGCAGTATCAGACTAGTGCTTTAGAAAGCCCTGCTGGCCAGTACAATAGTATCACTGGTGGTAATACTGAAGTGAACCCAGAAGAATCAGATACGTTCTCTTTCGGTGTTGCTTTATCGCCTGATTTCTTACCAGGTTTCACACTTAATATCGATTACTTCAAAATTGAAGTTGAAGACGCAATTGATTCAATTCCTGAGACCACAATACTCCAACTATGTGGTGATACGGGCAATGCTGCTTACTGTGATTTGATTAATCGTGGACCTAACGGAAACTTATGGGTTGGTACTTCATCAATTACAGCAACTGATCTTAACATTGGTTATCTTAAGACTGAAGGCGTTGACTTTGACGCTAACTACGAGATGGACTTAGGTGAAGGTGGCGAGCTTAGACTTGGCTTTATCGCAACCTTACTTGATTCGTTGGCTACACAATCGATTCCTGGTGGCGACGTCGACGAGTGTGCTGGTTACTGGGACCGTACGGTATGTGGACAGCCGACCCCAGAATGGCGTCATAATTTGAAAGCGACTTGGGTTTCACCTTGGGACGTGAATGTGACGGCTACTTGGAGACATATGTCTGAAGTCAATGAGTACGAAGGTGTTGGACAAGAAGATGGTCCAGGTAAAATTGATGCTCAAAACTATCTTGATTTGAGTGCTAACTGGCAAGCGCATGAGAATGTTAATTTACGTGTTGGTGTAAATAACATTTTAGACCGCGATCCACCTATCATTGTTAACGCCCCTTCTGGTACGGGCAATGGTAATACTTTCCCTGGATTCTACGATGCTTTAGGTCGTTATGTATTCGGTGGCGTTACAGTAACGTTCTAA
- a CDS encoding Glu/Leu/Phe/Val dehydrogenase dimerization domain-containing protein — MSVFDHIEFDEHEHVAFCHDKKTGLKAIIAVHNSHLGPALGGCRMWPYANSDEALNDVLRLSKGMTYKAAMANLNQGGGKAVILGDPRMHKTADMMRAMGRFVESLSGKYISAEDSGMSVADLQIMAEETTHVSGTKATYHFAGEEADGNPAPSTAYGVFTGVKASVKYHFGSDLQGKKVAIQGLGHVGYRLAEHLHREGAELFVADIYPEGVNRAKEKLNATIVSPDEILTLDVDVVAPCAMGATINRQSINTLKAKVIAGAANNQLASEDLGELLKDKGILYAPDYVINAGGIIDIYHQKMLSSNEALKTHLEKIGATLMEVYTRADEQNLATNRVANTIAEEKFKK; from the coding sequence ATGTCTGTTTTTGACCATATCGAATTTGATGAACACGAGCACGTCGCTTTCTGCCACGATAAAAAGACCGGATTAAAAGCTATTATTGCCGTGCACAATAGTCATTTAGGTCCCGCTCTTGGTGGCTGTAGGATGTGGCCATATGCTAATTCGGATGAGGCACTGAACGATGTGCTTAGATTGTCAAAAGGCATGACCTACAAAGCGGCGATGGCCAATCTAAACCAGGGTGGCGGTAAAGCCGTTATTCTTGGGGACCCTCGCATGCATAAAACAGCTGATATGATGCGTGCTATGGGCCGCTTTGTGGAAAGCTTAAGTGGTAAATACATCAGTGCAGAAGATTCGGGCATGTCAGTCGCTGATCTACAAATCATGGCTGAGGAAACCACACATGTTTCAGGTACCAAAGCCACCTACCATTTTGCAGGAGAGGAAGCAGACGGAAACCCCGCGCCCTCAACCGCTTATGGCGTATTCACAGGTGTTAAAGCGTCTGTTAAATATCACTTTGGCTCTGATTTACAGGGTAAGAAAGTCGCTATTCAGGGACTAGGGCATGTTGGGTACAGGCTTGCGGAACACTTGCACCGGGAGGGGGCTGAACTATTTGTTGCTGATATTTACCCTGAAGGGGTAAATCGAGCGAAAGAAAAATTAAATGCGACTATAGTATCACCCGATGAAATTCTTACATTAGATGTGGATGTGGTCGCCCCTTGTGCAATGGGCGCTACTATTAACCGTCAGTCGATTAATACGCTAAAAGCAAAGGTCATTGCAGGAGCCGCAAATAATCAATTGGCGTCGGAAGATTTAGGTGAATTGCTTAAAGATAAGGGGATCTTGTATGCCCCTGACTACGTTATTAATGCTGGAGGGATCATCGATATTTACCATCAAAAGATGTTGAGTTCTAATGAAGCATTAAAAACGCACTTGGAAAAAATTGGCGCAACACTAATGGAAGTATATACACGTGCCGATGAACAAAACTTAGCCACTAATAGGGTCGCTAACACTATTGCAGAAGAAAAATTCAAAAAATAG
- a CDS encoding late competence development ComFB family protein: MKLDDDIHNYYEHLVLEHIAKLKLPLSQDEDYIADLCCLALNQLPPRYIRYEVDMSFYLAQSERQQMEMNTQDAVNKAIQFLDKKDNK; the protein is encoded by the coding sequence ATGAAGCTTGATGATGACATACATAATTATTACGAGCACTTGGTGCTTGAACACATTGCAAAGTTAAAGTTGCCTTTGTCCCAGGACGAGGACTACATAGCAGATTTATGTTGTTTAGCACTGAACCAGCTGCCACCTAGGTATATACGTTACGAAGTAGACATGTCTTTTTATTTGGCGCAGAGCGAACGTCAGCAAATGGAGATGAATACACAGGACGCCGTGAATAAAGCCATTCAATTCTTAGATAAGAAAGACAATAAATAA
- a CDS encoding Lrp/AsnC family transcriptional regulator — protein MKLDKFDREILRVMQKDATVSMAELSQKVGLSHTPCWRRVKRMEADGIILQKVTLLNSKKLNLGVSVFIYVTLKNHDGESLNDFEKAVQNIDEIVECHTTSGDKDYLLKVIVESIEEYEHLLKSTLTHLPLVDHLSSTFALKQVKNTTELPIKQQ, from the coding sequence ATGAAATTGGACAAGTTCGACCGCGAAATTTTAAGAGTGATGCAAAAAGATGCCACCGTTTCTATGGCTGAGTTAAGTCAAAAAGTTGGACTTTCCCATACTCCATGTTGGCGCCGAGTTAAAAGAATGGAAGCTGACGGCATTATTTTGCAAAAAGTGACTTTACTCAACAGCAAAAAACTCAACCTGGGTGTATCTGTATTTATATACGTGACGCTGAAAAATCACGATGGGGAATCATTAAATGATTTCGAAAAAGCGGTACAAAATATAGATGAAATAGTTGAGTGTCACACCACCAGTGGTGATAAAGATTATTTATTAAAAGTGATTGTCGAGAGCATCGAAGAATACGAACACTTACTCAAGTCTACATTGACTCATCTACCTTTAGTGGATCACCTCAGTTCAACCTTTGCTTTAAAGCAAGTGAAAAACACCACAGAGTTACCGATCAAACAGCAGTAA